Below is a genomic region from Corallococcus caeni.
CTCGTCCAGCTCCGTGCCCACGTCCCACAGGTACACCCTGGACGTGATGTCGCCCGCCAGCGGGGTGTTGGCGCTGTCGAAGAGGGCGATGCCCTGCTCGTCGGTGCCGAAGACCCAGTCGTTGGACTGGCCGAACATCGTCGCGAAGGACAGCCGCTCCGACGGGCGGGCGGTCACGGTGAACTCGTAGGCGTGGCCCGGCAGCAGGGGCCCGGGCGCGGCCGCGTCCACCGGCGTGTTGAAGGTGCCTGACGCGCTCACACCCATGGGCGGAGTCGTGGAGAGGGCGCTGGCCAGGCGCGAGGTGTCGCCCATCTCCGCGAGGGCCTCCAGGCCCTGTCCCCGGTCCTGGGCGCCTTCCGTGAACAGCGGCGCGGTGGTGTTGTGCACGGCGAAGACGCCCGGGGACAGGGGCGTGGCCACGCCGTTCAGCGGCGTGAGCCAGGTGTGCAGCGCGATGACGTCGCCGCCCTCCGCGATGGCCTCCAGCCCCTGGCCCCGGTCGGGCTGGCCCTCGGTGAAGAGGGGCTCGCTGCCCGCCGTCACGGTCCACACTCCCGGCGAGATGCGCACGGGCTTGATGCCCTCGGAGGTGTTGAGGGTGACGCGGTCGTCGGAGACGTTCTCGATGCGCACGGTGAAGCGGTGCGTGGCCGCGTCGTGGGCCAGCTGCACGCGGATCATCGACGTGAGGTCCGGCATGGCGAACGTCTGGCCGCTGCTGAGCACGGGCCGCGTGCCCACGCGCCGCACCATGGCGTTGGAGTCCTTGCTGCCCGGGCCATCCGTGGACGCGCTCTGCTTCGGGCCGGTGTGCGCGCCCACGGCGGGCTCCTCGTCCACCTCCGTGCCCGCGTCCCAGAGGACCACGTGCGAGGTGATGTCCCCTGTCAGCGGCTGTCCGTCGGAGGAGTAGAGCGGGATGCCCTGGGGCTCGGTGCCGAAGAACCAGTCATTGGACTGGCCGAACATGGTGGCGAAGGAGAGCCGGTGGTTGAGGCCCGCGGTGAAGCTGAACTCGTAGGTGTCGCCCGGGGCCAGCGGGCCCGGTGACGTGCCGCTCACCTTCGTGTCGAACCGGCCGGACTTGAGCTGCTGGAAGGGGGCCACGTTCTCGATGCGCACGCGGAAGCGCCGGGAGGACTGCTCGGCGTCGTCGGAGCCGCAGGCGGACAGCGTGAGCAGACCGAGCGCGGCACAGGCGACGCTTCCACGGAAGGAGCGGATGGACATGGCGAAAGCCTCCAGGGGCCTCGCGGAATCGCGACGCCCGACAATGTTGCTCGCACTACGCAGGGGCGCTGGCGGCGGTTACACCCGGTGCGTGAAAGGGATTTCCCCCGAGGAGGGCCGGGGCAGGTGATGCCCCCGGAACGCGTTGAACAGGCGAGAGGGTTTGCCCTGTGCATCCGGGGCCCGGGCTCTGGCGTGCACGTGAGCCGTGTCACTGTATGATTTGAGAGCGAGTGGACCGCCCGCGCCCGAGTCCCTGACCCAGGGGCGGCTCCAGGAGGAGTTGGTGACGCTCCTCCTGCGCTACGTGAAGCGGAAGTGACGGGTGTCAGACCTGTGAGTAGCCTTCACGCCTCATGACAGCAGTGAGGGGGATGTCACGAAGCTCTTGATCGATACGAATGTCTTGATTCCGCTGGAGCCCACCTCGCCCGGTCAGGTCGAGGAGTTGATGGAGCCCGCGACCCGGTTGGTGAGAGCCATTGAAGAGGCTGGCCATCAGCTCTTCATTCATCCGGCCATGAAAATGGATGTCGAGCGGGATCGCGACGAAGGTCGCCGCGAGCTTCGCGAGTTGCTGCTCGGCAAGTACCTCCCGCTGCCCGCGCCGCCTCCTGTCCCCAGCAGCTGGGACGAGGTCCTGGGCAGCCCGGAACTCCACTCCAACGATTGGGTGGACCACCAATTGCTCGCGGCCGTGCGCTCCAATGCCGTGGGCGTCCTGGTAACGGAAGACCTGCGCATCCACCGGAAGGCGAAGCGCGTCGGGTTGAAGGAGCGCGTCGCCACGGTCAGCGAAGCCCTCGCGATGTTGCAGAGCCTGCGGGACCAGTTCGCCCGGCCTCCCCCCGCGGTGGAGTTCACGTTCGCCCATGACATGGATGCGGAAGCCCCATTCTTCGACAGCCTCCGGGCGGACTACCCGCCGTTCTCGGAGTGGTTCCGCAAGTGCCAGATGGAGCACCGCCGGTGCTGGGTGGTGCGGGGGCACGGCCGTCATCTGGCGGCGCTGTGCCTCATCAAGGAGGAAGAGGGCGTCATGACGCTGAAAGGGCGCACGCTGAAGCTCTGTACGTTCAAGGTCGCGCCCGAGCATCAGGGACGACGCCTGGGCGAGCTTCTGCTCAAGAGTGTTTTCGAGCACGTTGCGAAGAACGGTCACGCGTTCGTCTACGTGACGGCTTATGAGCGCCAGGGCGCGCTGATTGCCGTGTTCGAGGACTTCGGCTTCCAGGTGGAGGGGCGTACCGAATCAGGCGAACTCGTCCTCGTGAAACGGATGAAGACAGTGGACACGACCGAAGTCCTGACGCCGCTCGACTTCCATGTGCGCCATGGGCCGCCCGCGATGAAGTTTGACGTGCCGTCCTTCATCATCCCCATCGAGCCCCGGTTTCATCACCTGCTCTTCCCGGACGCGGACTCGCAATTGTCGCTGGAACCAGGCCTCCATCCCTTCGGCAATGGCCTGCGGAAGGCGTACCTGTGCCGGGCGTTGACCCGGCAGATAGAGCCCGGTGCGTCCCTGCTCTTCTACCTGAGCCATTCCCAGAAGGCCGTGACGGTCGTAGGCGTCGCCGAGCAGACGCTGGTGTCCACCGATGTCGATGAACTCGCTGCCACGGTGGGGAAACGGACGGTCTTCTCCCTTCGCGACATGCAGGCGCTGTGCTCGAATGGCGAGGTGCTCGCCATCCTCTTCCGACAAGCGGCCATCCTGAAGACGCCGATTCCT
It encodes:
- a CDS encoding spondin domain-containing protein, whose translation is MSIRSFRGSVACAALGLLTLSACGSDDAEQSSRRFRVRIENVAPFQQLKSGRFDTKVSGTSPGPLAPGDTYEFSFTAGLNHRLSFATMFGQSNDWFFGTEPQGIPLYSSDGQPLTGDITSHVVLWDAGTEVDEEPAVGAHTGPKQSASTDGPGSKDSNAMVRRVGTRPVLSSGQTFAMPDLTSMIRVQLAHDAATHRFTVRIENVSDDRVTLNTSEGIKPVRISPGVWTVTAGSEPLFTEGQPDRGQGLEAIAEGGDVIALHTWLTPLNGVATPLSPGVFAVHNTTAPLFTEGAQDRGQGLEALAEMGDTSRLASALSTTPPMGVSASGTFNTPVDAAAPGPLLPGHAYEFTVTARPSERLSFATMFGQSNDWVFGTDEQGIALFDSANTPLAGDITSRVYLWDVGTELDEEPAVGPHQGPPEWSLDTDRTVRRVPASRYATPLSQHLRVTVSEAN
- a CDS encoding GNAT family N-acetyltransferase, producing the protein MIDTNVLIPLEPTSPGQVEELMEPATRLVRAIEEAGHQLFIHPAMKMDVERDRDEGRRELRELLLGKYLPLPAPPPVPSSWDEVLGSPELHSNDWVDHQLLAAVRSNAVGVLVTEDLRIHRKAKRVGLKERVATVSEALAMLQSLRDQFARPPPAVEFTFAHDMDAEAPFFDSLRADYPPFSEWFRKCQMEHRRCWVVRGHGRHLAALCLIKEEEGVMTLKGRTLKLCTFKVAPEHQGRRLGELLLKSVFEHVAKNGHAFVYVTAYERQGALIAVFEDFGFQVEGRTESGELVLVKRMKTVDTTEVLTPLDFHVRHGPPAMKFDVPSFIIPIEPRFHHLLFPDADSQLSLEPGLHPFGNGLRKAYLCRALTRQIEPGASLLFYLSHSQKAVTVVGVAEQTLVSTDVDELAATVGKRTVFSLRDMQALCSNGEVLAILFRQAAILKTPIPLGDLCRHGVLNGPPQSITTVQQGGREWLRQRLGL